The Solanum lycopersicum chromosome 9, SLM_r2.1 genome window below encodes:
- the LOC104649276 gene encoding uncharacterized protein yields the protein MGGLVTWKILKEFVDRFFPRDMREEKVTEFINLLQGGKSVHEYSFEFVKFSKYATSLVSDRRDQMSRFVMELSEDIQEECQLAMLHDNMTISRIMVKSFSSPKKKPTYGKFGKKHYGECLKGTDNFFSYGKSGHKMRDCPNLKSHVNGSGQAQASGSSDVPKKNRFYALHFVGEQDTPPDVVTSTLKIFTFDVYALIDPVSTLSFVTQLVTKKFDALLDILHEPFLVSTPVGESLVAKRVYRNYPI from the exons ATGGGTGGTCTGGTGACATGGAAAATCCTTAAGGAATTTGTAGATCGGTTCTTCCCTAGAGATATGAGGGAGGAGAAAGTGACAGAGTTCATCAATCTTCTCCAAGGAGGGAAGAGTGTTCATGAGTACTCTTTCGAATTcgttaaattttccaaatatgctACATCTTTAGTCTCCGATCGAAGAGACCAAATGAGCCGTTTTGTGATGGAGCTTTCGGAGGACATACAAGAGGAGTGCCAATTagccatgctacatgacaacatgaccATTTCCCGTATTATG GTAAAAAGTTTTAGTTCACCAAAGAAGAAGCCAACTTATGGGAAGTTTGGTAAAAAGCACTATGGTGAGTGCCTTAAGGGGACAGATAATTTCTTTAGTTATGGAAAGAGTGGTCACAAAATGAGAGATTGTCCAAACTTGAAGAGTCACGTCAATGGTAGTggccaagctcaagcaagtggttctagtgatgttCCAAAaaagaaccgcttctatgctctccactTTGTGGGTGAGCAAGATACCCCTCCCGACGTGGTGACCAGTACCTTAAAaatctttacttttgatgtGTATGCTTTAATTGATCCGGTTTCTACTTTGTCCTTTGTTACACAACTAGTAACTAAAAAGTTTGATGCTTTACTCGATATTTTGCATGAGCCTTTTCTAGTGTCTACTCCAGTGGGAGAGTCGTTAGTTGCTAAAAGAGTCTATCGAAATTATCCTATTTGA